One region of Termitidicoccus mucosus genomic DNA includes:
- a CDS encoding sensor histidine kinase encodes MPRLTHSIRWRVQVWHGLILLVALAALSIVVNRLAWQSQLTRIDATLEQAEKHLVRALFSSIPREDLDRQTPPDILLRKFVREKRFVIPPELAPTYTDTAPGHHWFVCTDADGSILIKTPNAPPGYIPPPAAASDTGAFLTRGRHRESAHTLPGGITFAYGRDITPDLDARRRFAGSLALLALALWATGLIGGWWLAGRALRPIRAISRTATRIAAGDLAERIDTSDTDNELDQLGRVLNETFDRLAAALERQRRFTADASHELRTPLTILLSETQRALKRDRTPDDYRAILATCRETGLRMRRLIEALLLLARQETASHLPARVSCDLAGILRETARQLAPLAADRGINLHLDLRPAPVRADPETLAILAANLLSNAIDHHRPDGDRNIWLATETAPDQSAARVVVRDDGPGIPPGDLPHIFERFHRADKARTATPTPHAGLGLAIAQAIAQNHAATLAARNNTPPPGATFELVLPAVRDREKPA; translated from the coding sequence ATGCCCCGCCTCACCCACTCCATCCGCTGGCGCGTCCAGGTCTGGCACGGCCTCATCCTCCTCGTGGCGCTCGCCGCGCTCAGTATCGTCGTCAACCGCCTGGCCTGGCAGTCCCAGCTCACTCGCATCGACGCCACCCTCGAACAAGCCGAAAAACACCTCGTCCGCGCCCTATTCTCCTCCATCCCTCGGGAAGACCTCGACCGGCAGACACCGCCCGACATCCTCCTCCGCAAATTCGTCCGCGAAAAACGTTTCGTCATCCCCCCCGAACTCGCCCCCACCTACACCGACACCGCCCCCGGCCATCACTGGTTTGTCTGTACCGACGCCGACGGCTCCATCCTCATAAAAACTCCAAATGCCCCGCCCGGCTACATCCCTCCCCCCGCCGCCGCGTCCGACACTGGCGCCTTCCTCACCCGCGGTCGCCACCGCGAAAGCGCGCACACCCTTCCCGGCGGTATCACCTTCGCCTACGGCCGCGACATCACGCCCGATCTCGACGCCCGCCGCCGTTTTGCCGGGTCGCTCGCCCTCCTCGCCCTCGCCCTATGGGCCACGGGCCTTATCGGTGGCTGGTGGCTCGCCGGCCGCGCCCTCCGTCCCATCCGCGCCATCAGCCGCACCGCCACCCGCATAGCCGCCGGCGACCTCGCCGAGCGTATCGATACATCGGATACAGACAACGAACTCGACCAGCTCGGGCGCGTCCTCAACGAAACCTTCGACCGCCTCGCCGCCGCCCTCGAACGCCAGCGCCGCTTCACCGCCGACGCCTCCCACGAGCTCCGCACCCCGCTCACCATCCTTCTCTCCGAGACGCAACGCGCCCTCAAACGCGACCGCACTCCCGACGACTACCGCGCCATCCTCGCCACCTGCCGCGAAACCGGCCTGCGCATGCGCCGCCTCATCGAGGCGCTCCTTCTCCTTGCCCGTCAGGAAACCGCCAGCCATCTCCCCGCCCGCGTCTCCTGCGACCTCGCCGGCATCCTCCGCGAGACCGCGCGCCAGCTCGCACCGCTCGCCGCCGACCGGGGCATCAACCTCCACCTCGATCTCCGCCCCGCCCCCGTGCGCGCCGATCCCGAGACCCTCGCCATCCTGGCCGCCAACCTCCTTTCCAACGCCATCGACCACCACCGCCCCGACGGCGACCGCAACATCTGGCTCGCCACCGAAACGGCGCCCGATCAATCCGCCGCGCGCGTTGTGGTCCGCGACGACGGCCCCGGCATCCCGCCCGGGGACCTCCCGCACATCTTCGAACGCTTCCACCGCGCCGACAAAGCGAGGACGGCGACGCCAACCCCGCATGCCGGCCTCGGCCTGGCCATCGCCCAGGCCATTGCCCAAAACCATGCCGCCACGCTTGCCGCCCGGAACAACACTCCCCCCCCCGGCGCCACCTTCGAACTGGTGCTGCCCGCCGTCCGCGACAGGGAGAAGCCCGCGTAA
- a CDS encoding TonB family protein, with amino-acid sequence MQTLRLTRFAYLLSALLAVLPHMPAQDIVVSGPMLFPSDTEVDTPPVLKKAWKLKCPEAMKKETEHAYAFVSQYTDANGKRLSRNQHGAQPLVELINAEISGLQCQPAQADGKPVASRFLVAIIFNPAGASPKAADAEPRLLAVMPAFISQKRAAELRKAKQSAYIKVAIELDASGSLSSYALSPKSSYAEPFKAEIDAALARWKFAPARKGGQPVASSLEALVLLIHENALVQSPSTGTPPSVVHRDPPVYPRAMKKSGLIGEVTISFVVDKKGDVTNPVVVRSNNPGFEEAAIEAVLKWKFKPGIKDGKPVNTRMQVPIIFHLDGGGRDLYEVDQPSKKQIAKMPEGLRYDTPPEPRGVIHPVYPYALYADKAPRGSATLSMLIDPQGRVVMAKVLEATRPEFGESGRAAVEHFEFKPATLEGKPVAGVLKTEFNFDPHYDDTGLYSMEMKKSDRIAGAGKLDSVPKALSQRKPVFPLGVAPGTDSGTATVEFLIDKDGKVRLPRIKSASDPAFGYAAVQTVAHWLFEAPRAGDKTTITRVQVSVSFERENGGGGVKTGGKPLQ; translated from the coding sequence ATGCAAACCCTTCGCTTGACGCGTTTCGCGTATTTGTTGTCCGCCCTGCTTGCAGTCCTGCCGCACATGCCGGCCCAGGATATCGTCGTGTCCGGGCCGATGCTGTTTCCTTCCGACACGGAGGTGGACACGCCGCCGGTGTTGAAGAAGGCGTGGAAGCTGAAGTGCCCGGAGGCGATGAAAAAGGAAACGGAGCACGCCTACGCGTTCGTATCGCAATACACCGATGCCAATGGGAAACGCCTGTCACGCAACCAGCACGGCGCGCAGCCGCTGGTTGAACTGATCAATGCAGAGATTTCCGGCCTGCAGTGCCAGCCGGCGCAGGCGGACGGAAAGCCGGTCGCTTCGCGCTTTTTGGTCGCGATCATTTTTAACCCCGCAGGCGCTTCGCCCAAGGCGGCAGACGCGGAACCTCGGTTGCTCGCGGTGATGCCAGCTTTCATCAGTCAGAAGCGGGCCGCCGAATTGCGGAAGGCAAAGCAAAGCGCGTATATAAAAGTGGCGATCGAACTGGATGCATCGGGCTCACTTTCGTCTTATGCGCTGAGCCCAAAGTCGTCTTATGCGGAGCCGTTCAAGGCGGAGATCGACGCCGCGCTGGCGCGGTGGAAGTTCGCCCCCGCGCGCAAAGGCGGGCAGCCGGTCGCGTCCTCGCTTGAGGCGTTGGTTTTGCTGATCCACGAGAATGCCTTGGTACAGTCTCCGTCGACGGGCACTCCCCCGTCGGTTGTGCATCGGGATCCTCCGGTTTATCCGCGCGCTATGAAAAAATCGGGATTGATCGGCGAGGTGACGATTTCGTTTGTGGTGGATAAAAAAGGCGATGTGACCAACCCGGTGGTGGTGCGCTCAAACAATCCGGGATTTGAAGAGGCCGCGATCGAGGCGGTGCTCAAGTGGAAATTCAAGCCCGGCATAAAAGACGGGAAGCCGGTGAACACGCGGATGCAGGTGCCGATCATATTCCACTTGGATGGGGGCGGACGGGATCTCTACGAGGTCGATCAACCCTCGAAAAAACAAATCGCAAAAATGCCGGAGGGGCTGCGCTACGACACGCCGCCCGAGCCGCGCGGGGTGATTCATCCGGTTTATCCCTACGCGCTTTATGCCGACAAAGCCCCCCGCGGCAGCGCGACCCTCTCGATGCTCATCGATCCGCAAGGCCGCGTCGTCATGGCGAAGGTGCTTGAGGCGACGCGCCCCGAGTTCGGCGAGAGCGGCAGGGCGGCGGTGGAGCATTTCGAGTTCAAGCCGGCCACGCTCGAGGGCAAGCCAGTCGCCGGAGTGCTGAAAACCGAATTCAATTTCGACCCTCATTACGACGACACCGGCCTCTACTCGATGGAGATGAAAAAGTCCGACCGCATCGCCGGCGCGGGCAAACTGGATTCCGTGCCGAAAGCGCTTTCGCAGCGCAAGCCCGTGTTTCCGCTCGGGGTTGCACCCGGGACTGACAGCGGGACGGCAACGGTCGAGTTTCTGATCGACAAGGATGGCAAGGTGCGGCTGCCGCGCATCAAATCCGCGAGCGACCCCGCCTTTGGCTACGCCGCCGTGCAGACGGTCGCCCACTGGCTTTTCGAGGCGCCTCGCGCGGGCGACAAAACCACGATCACCCGGGTGCAGGTGTCGGTCAGTTTCGAGCGGGAAAACGGCGGCGGCGGCGTGAAGACAGGCGGAAAACCTCTCCAATAA